The genomic segment GAATACCACTTAAAAAAATGACTCAAATGATCAATACAAAGCATGGGCAATTCTTTATTTTTTCCTAGGACCTTACGGAGGACAATTTGGGGTATAAATGATTATGGATCATGTATTACAGGTTAGATGCAGCTGAACGTGATGTAACTACACAATCTTGTTGGATCTAGAACAGCGGTGGGTCATAGGACTAAAGATGGGGACTGTCAATTCTGGGGTCAACAAGCCCAAATAGATCCCATTACTCAGCAAACATAATGATTAGGACTTGTTACTTATCATGCTTGACGTTCCTGCTGCGATCTCACGGGGGTCACGTACAGTATATGGGTGTCCACAGCCGCCAAAGTCACCGTCATTCTTTGTAGCAATTATGTTTGGATTAAGAAGATGATAAATTCTAAAATCACAGGAAGTAAACCACATCATAGATAGGGAGCCCCAAAACAACCTGCACAGTGACCCTCATCCTCCTTCTGGACATGGTCCACATCTTATAGACCCCAATGGTTTATTGGTTCATATCTTTCATGTACTGAAATGGAGGCGATGATTCCCCCTCTGGTTCCTCTCCTCAGACATAGTAACGGCTCCCGTCCGGCCAATTACACCACTGATATGCCAATATGAAGAGTCCATGGGGCTGATTTTCCTGACGTCATCCCTTCATCCATCACTATTTGCGTCTTTGAGATATTTCTGCTGCAGCTAAAGCCCATTAAACAGTAATGTAAGAGTCATTCATTAAAATGAGTACATAATGGTCTACAAACTATAAAACCTCAGCCAGGAGCTATGAGCAGAGAATTCAGCCCGACCATCCCAAGCCCACGGAACCAGTCCTGGTGATGACGGCCATTCCAAAGGGGCAGATTTTTGGGGGACCATCGGCAGGGGGGTATTCCAGATGGGTAACATGTTATTTCATGGCTGAACTAAAACTACAGCAATCACAGTAGTGGGGAACCAAGCAGATGTTCAATAATCCATAATATTCAAGAAGACCAGGCAGCAGAGGGCTTTTTGACATGGCATACTGTGGGCTACTCATAATTTCGTAGCCGTTCACGGACactggtgtgacgacatggactctcatgggttaaagtttcttaaaatccacccagacagcatgatagattgtctatagatgggggagaagtccctcattgtttttacaagactcttgttgactcaatgtaattgtgttggccactgaaagctagacgtattgttctccagacatttccagtaaccattgtattgtagttgtgtattgataatgtaattaccttagtagccattgtctagtcggtgactcccagtttacatgtacaccctcagtatttctacccatatcatttaaatgaacattgtctatgcagcttgagattcatccaatgggagaggtgatcttgtccaaccaatcgatgaggacgcagtgtatctaagtggaaggctgtggctataaaagggacttctttaagccaccaggggttgttgatgatggttgatggatccagtctaagctctttggagctgactggaggatcaggacatcttatggcttcaatctagggactccggatccggttggagaccatatccacagcctagggatttcgactccggctgccaggattgtaacatcaaaccaggactacctaaggaggacactcaggttgagacagttcagtcacctgttacagactttgcagacctcagacagcttggatccTGTGAGGCATggatattctaatccctggtgagccagcggaagggtgagactctgttgcctgttacatttgtgtgttttgctgattatgtgttatgtgccgttaattgtttggggatccaataaagtctaattattgtggttccctcatcctgtgttgtctgagtagtgttacgcccacggttaaggaggccggcgttcagttgggatgagccctgagccacgctgtctttctaaaggcggcgggttttagtggacgagagcgcccactgagccccgtgtctccacaactggAATCTCTCTATTATATTTATTTTACAGTTAGTTTACTCAGGATTTCTCAAATCTTCACATTATGGAAAAACTGTGCTCCTCAGACTCCGGCCTCATGTGTCACTAAATACAGCTAGTGGAGGGGAAGTCAAACAAGCCAAGGTctggagccaggaggtcacatatggaacacaggggAGAAGCAAAGCCAAAGTCAGGGTGCAAGTAAGAGAGAGAGCAGGGTCAAAGTCAGAGTACGGGCCAGAGGTCAGAAACCGGAAGGGTAACATCAGAGGCGGGGGAACAGGCAGAGAAGGTTAACACAGATCCGGGGTAGGGAAACAAGATCAGAACAAGCACATACAGGAACCAGGGCACTCACTGCAAAGCGGAAACTATGACTGGCGGTGTTCCGGGGAACGTTGCTCCAAAATGAAGCAATCACCTGGAACAAGGTGCCTGAGGGGAGGACCATCCCAACACCAGCGCAGGACCTGAGGACGGAACAGCCCGTCCACTAGAACATATACAAAAAAGAACACATGCTCGGCTAAATAGCGGAGCACCGCGGATCAGAGCCATGACAAATGTCTCTCAACTGATTTGTGTCCAGGTTAATGCATTTCCTAATGCCATGTTATCCAAACAGAGGGCCACCTCACCCATCTCCCTCACCCACCTTCCTGGGGGTGATTGGATTCAGGAGCACCTTAATTTAGGAATACTGATACAAAACTCCCTTAGGCTGAGCATATAACCTAAAAGATGCTTGATAAATACTGTGTTGACCCTTTGTATGACGTACGTAGGGATCACGCTTTGATTATCTGAACATTTCACATTTTAGAGATGGACACCAGGACATCTGAGCCTTAGTGCGCCGCAGACAGTTAAGGCTATGTGCTTCTTGTGATTGCACTGACCTCAGTCATAGACATACCGTAGATTTTAGAATCAGAATAAATTGTTGATTAAAGTGATAACATTTCCGTTCTGATTACAGCAGAATGAAGAAGAACCATACTATTGTCATTGAATTCTTGGTCCTTGGCTTCGGGGGTCTCCATGGTCTTCAGATCCCTCTGTTTTTGCTGTGTTTGCTGGTTTATGTTCTGTGCTTGGTTGGGAACCTCATCATTATAGCTCTGGTGTCCTCCAGTCACCTCCGAGAGTCCCCCATGTACTTCTTCCTCTGCCACCTGTCTCTGTGTGACATGCTCCTCACCACTGACATCGTGCCCGGTCTTCTTCACATCATCTTGAGAAATGGCCGCTCCATATCGTTCCCTGAATGCTTCACCCAGTTCCAGTTCTTTGGGGCAACTACTGGAGCTGAATGTCTTCTCCTGACAGTCATGTCTTACGATCGATACTTGGCCATCTGTCGCCCTCTGTCTTATATACCAATCATGGATACCAGGCTGAGGCACCTCCTGGCGTTTGGCTCCTGGGGTCTGAGCTTCAGCATCACATTGACCATTGCAGTTCTGATGTCTAGACTCAACTTCTGTGGTGAGAACATCATTGACCATTTCTTCTGTGACTTTGTACCCATCCTCCAGCTTTCCTGCTCGGACACTCGATTGTTACAAACTATTGACCTCATCTTGACGGCTCCGGTGACCCTGCTACCCTTTATGGTCATCATTGTCAGCTATGTCTGTATAGCGGCCGTCATCATGAAGATCCCGACACTGACGGGACGGCAGAAGGCGTTCTCTACCTGCAGCTCTCACCTCACCGTTGTCTCCATATACTACGTGTCGCTTATAGCTATATATATGGTGCCGACCTCTGGACGCTCTGTGATTGCCTTAAAGGTTCTCTCCTTAATATACACAGTCGTCACCCCTTTTCTTAACCCTTTAATATACACGTTACGAAACCAAGAGATCAAAGTAACATTCGTGAAAGTGGTTTGTTTGAaatggaaaaacaaaaataaattaggCTTCCAGAAACAATAAACGCAAAACGCAAAGATCCGGAATCAATCCTGTGTAAGTGAAGCGTGATCATTATACAATGAAAACTTCTGCAACTTTCAAATAGTTTTCTTTTATTACGCGCTTTTTTCAAGATCTTTCCTTGCTGATAATAGGTGGAATATCCTTTTTTACCATATGAAGTTGGCATAATATTAACACTTGGGCTACAGGATTATGAGACTGAtatttggggtacaggataatgagacggataattggggtacaggataatgagacgGATAATTGGGGTACATGGTAATGACTCACACAAACTCTTTGGATTGAATATAACgacacactgacactcggggtacagggtaatgacactgacatatATACTCTAATGTTATTTTTTGAGAAGTCACAACATATTTGTCCAATACAAGGATGAGCAAAAAGGTGggaacttttggcattttcacaccagTTTCTTACTAACTTTGGGCATGGCGATGCCTACTCGACTAACTCATGCAAACCTTGTGCCACGAATCCTACTCTAGTCTCTAACTATAGTTTTAATTAATCCACCCCTCGCCTCCACATCGAGCCTGGTGTGAGCAATGCCGGTCTTGAGGAATTAGGGCCTTAGGGTACAGGACACTGACATGCGGAGACTTGAGGCACAAGAGAAAGATACAATCTTATACCCAACTAAAACAAAGTTTCTTCTGCAAATCCTGAGGAGCAGCCAGTGAGGGAACAATGATGATTTAATAGCACACATGATGCAATCCTTTAGGATGACGGCTGTACAAATAATGACtgcacatatacactgtgtgcaggattattaggcaggttgtattttagaggatttttttttattattgatcaacaactatgttctcagtaaacccaaaagactcaaatatcaaagcttaatatttttggcagttggagtgaggTTTTCTAGATTTGGCGATCTTAGGagaatctgtttgtgcaggtgactattactgtgcagaattattaggaaacttaataaaaaccaattatattcccatctcacttgtttattgtcaccaggtaaaccaatataactgcacaaaatttagaaataaacttttctgacatgcaaaaacaaaaccccaaaaaaggagtgcccaatatagccccctttctttatgatgagactcagcagccgaccatccatagattctgtcattgcttgatctgtttaccatcaacattgcgtgcagcagccaccacagcctccagacactgctcccagaggtggactgttttccctccctgtagatctcacattttatgaggcaccacaggttctctatggggttcagatcaggtgaacaagggggccatgtcattattttttcatcttttagacctttactggccagccacgctgtggagtagttggatgcatgtgatggagcattgtcctgcatgaaaatcatgtgtttcttgaacgatagtaacttcttcctgtaccactgctttaagaagatgtcttccagaaactggcagtaggtctgggagttgagcttcactcatcctcaacccaaaaatgtcccacaagttgatttttgatgatcccagcccatgtgctttgtgatactccagtaacgttgcagctctgaaatatggccaaactcatGGCAaataatggcatcttggcagcttcacgcttgattttcctcaattcatgggcagttattttgcgcattttttgcccaacacacttcttgcgaccctgttggctatttgccatgaaacgcttgattgttcggtgatcacacttcaaaagtttggcaatttcaagactgctgcgtccctctgcaagacatctcacaattttggacttttcagagcctgtcaaatctctcttctgacccattttgccaaaggaaagtaagttgcctaataattaagcaccccttatatagggtgttgatgtcattacaccgcacccctcctcattacagagatgcacatcaccggatttacttcattggtagttgtctctcagcctatacagcttggagtaggacaacatgtataaaaagtatcatgtgatcaaaatactcaattgcctaataattctgcacacagtgtatagcagATACATCCATGAGTGGTGGCACAAAATGTCATCCAGATCAGGTGTACATATACGGTAGGTGCAGCTcagcaatgcatcagatacattataATGGTGCTTCTTATAGATTACCCACATACAGTATTATATCAGGCAAGCCATTATTAGGGGACATTATACTacatatctaatgtgtatggacccTGATGGAAATTTAGCCAAACTAATTCCAAAATAAAAGGCAGCCATCCGCTTATGGCCATTTTGGGTTcatatgtgttagggccaggtggacgggcagacccaggaggtggatccactgggccgaacacctcactgaaggcaaggggtccagtagccggagcactacaggtagcaggacagtccgttcaaaggagtggagtgtagaagtccctgggaccacggagtcaccgaaggtagtccggatgacggagctcaggttcggaggccgagatgttgtcaggcagagtccggaaccgacggagcgagaagacgggtcaccacagggatcagagatggtatggactgacgggatggcggacagtcaccgttcggggttcgggaatcgtcaggaccggatggcgaggcaggagcggctctaggagagagataggtaagtacactgcaagacacaaggagacctgactcctagcttagcaaaacacgaagaacaggccctgcccacttggaaaggattcccctatataccctgtgcctgattcttcaatatcctgttggaggacactggccctttaagagagggtcaatgaccgcgcgcgcgccctaatgcgcatgcgcgaagcccgggtgccagaagccagagcagggagcggtgaacaggaggcaggagagccgggctggggccgagttcccgacgggcgccgggagcggggaccgggctgcctggggaccgcaggcgatggagcaggaaggctgtggagcgggggaccgggaagcctggcacgggagcggcggagcgcgacctgagagcggggaagcgtggcaggggagccagtaagcaaggcaggggagccggggagcatggcagaggagccggggagcttggcaggggagccggggagcctagcaggggagccggggagcgtgacagtatgcctCTTTCGTGCAGAGCGGGGTATCAGTTAGCCACGTGCGTGGCCTATAATGGAGGTCTAAGGAGACATTGTTTTTCTTTGAGGAGATGCCTAGTTTGCTTCTTCACGGAGAAGTCATTTACATACTTATAATATATCAAAAACACCTTATATCGGATCACAGCGATAAAAGGAATTCACAAATTCACCGTCATCATAGTGACGCCTAGTGGTAGATGGTGGCATCACATCTCCTTGTCTGCAGGGTGAAATCATTGTAAATTTGAGAGGTTTCGTAGGTTTTAAGATAAAAATGGAAAATTAAATGTTAGATATGGGCTAAAACATTGTAATATTTCAGTTTGGTCTGCAACGGCTTCAGAGTAGCGATTATTCCTTACAGATCCCTCTAATTAAGGAGTTTGCAGCAAGCATAGCCAATCACCGAAACTGCGGCTTATTCAGTCAAGTGGTAGATTTTCCCACGCCTCCCTTTGATGCTTGTGCATCCAGCTCTGTGATATGCACTTTTCACTGACGTTATCACATTGATAGGGGCATTGTCCATTCTTGCCAAACAATAGACGTTCGATAGAGTATCCTGGGGCAGAATGCACTGCGGTATGTTGCAATATAGTTTGGCCACCTCGCCTTCTGGTCATCCGAGGTTCTCAAATAGGATTCAATAAATGCAATTGTAAAAGCCATTTCTCAGGAGGTGGTAGGCTGTAGTGTGCACTCTTCTTGTTTGGTACAGCCACCAAAACTCTTCAATCATCTTCTCCTCTAGACATGGAGCTTTGTCTCACCGTAACTGGTCTAGGCGACCATAAGACATGTTCCAATTCTTCCACCAGGCCTGTGTGGCTTACTCTATGGACCAGCACATATTTGTGGCCCTGTAGAAATACTTGAGTCACTGTATGGACCCTTATAGTCTAATAGTCCATTAACACCAGCATAGAAAGTTTGCTTCTTGTCTCGGAGCTTGTTCTCTAAAGGTTGTAACTTTGGCAGCTTCATCCGAGCTCAAGCATTCTCTATATTATCTCTCTATATTATCTCTCTATATT from the Anomaloglossus baeobatrachus isolate aAnoBae1 chromosome 11, aAnoBae1.hap1, whole genome shotgun sequence genome contains:
- the LOC142255923 gene encoding olfactory receptor 1M1-like — encoded protein: MKKNHTIVIEFLVLGFGGLHGLQIPLFLLCLLVYVLCLVGNLIIIALVSSSHLRESPMYFFLCHLSLCDMLLTTDIVPGLLHIILRNGRSISFPECFTQFQFFGATTGAECLLLTVMSYDRYLAICRPLSYIPIMDTRLRHLLAFGSWGLSFSITLTIAVLMSRLNFCGENIIDHFFCDFVPILQLSCSDTRLLQTIDLILTAPVTLLPFMVIIVSYVCIAAVIMKIPTLTGRQKAFSTCSSHLTVVSIYYVSLIAIYMVPTSGRSVIALKVLSLIYTVVTPFLNPLIYTLRNQEIKGAKKIKMSSAWINRHSKLSYRHLIKPVKNGWGLCETKGHLQKFEPSHWFDEGGLLHILF